One genomic window of Serinus canaria isolate serCan28SL12 chromosome 4, serCan2020, whole genome shotgun sequence includes the following:
- the WDR1 gene encoding WD repeat-containing protein 1, producing the protein MPYEIKKVFASLPQVERGVSKIIGGDPKGNNFLYTNGKCVVIRNIDNPAIADIYTEHAHQVVVAKYAPSGFYIASGDVSGKLRIWDTTQKEHLLKYEYQPFAGKIKDLAWTEDSKRIAVVGEGREKFGAVFLWDSGSSVGEITGHNKVINSVDMKQTRPYRLATGSDDNCAAFFEGPPFKFKFTLSDHTRFVNCVRFSPDGNRFATASADGQIFVYDGKTGEKVCALGGGKAHDGGIYAISWSPDSSQLLSASGDKTAKIWDVGANSIVNTFNMGSNVLDQQLGCLWQKDHLLTISLSGYINYLDKNNPNKPLRVIKGHSKSIQCLTVHKNGGKSYIYSGSNDGHINYWDSETGENDGFSGKGHTNQVSRMAVDEMDQLVTCSMDDTVRYTNLSKRDYSGQDAVKMDVQPKCLAVGPGGYTVVLCIGQIVLMKDKKKCFAIDDLGYEPEAVAIHPTGSTAAVGGADGNVRLYSIQGTSLKSDDKTLEAKGPVTDLAYSHDGAFLAVCDANKVVTVFSVADGYAEHNVFYGHHAKVVCIAWSPDNEHFASGGMDMMVYVWTVSDPETRVKIPDAHRLHHVSGLAWLDEHTLVTTSHDASVKEWSISYN; encoded by the exons ATGCCGTACGAGATCA AAAAAGTGTTCGCCAGCCTTCCACAGGTTGAACGAGGCGTTTCCAAAATTATTGGAGGTGATCCTAAGGGCAACAATTTTCTTTATACCAATGGAAAATGTGTCGTCATCAGAAACATTGAT AATCCTGCAATTGCTGACATCTACACTGAGCATGCCCACCAGGTTGTAGTTGCCAAGTATGCTCCTAGTGGATTCTACATAGCATCTGGAG ATGTCTCTGGAAAGCTAAGAATCTGGGATACTACACAGAAGGAACACCTACTGAAGTATGAGTATCAGCcatttgcaggaaaaataaaggaccTTGCATGGACTGAAGACAGCAAGAGAATTGCTGTGgttggagaaggaagggaaaa ATTTGGAGCAGTGTTCCTGTGGGATAGTGGCTCTTCTGTTGGTGAGATTACTGGGCACAATAAGGTGATCAACAGCGTGGACATGAAACAAACGAGACCATATCGGCTGGCAACTGGCAGTGATGACAACTGCGCTGCCTTCTTTGAGGGACCTCCATTCAAGTTCAAGTTTACACTAAGC GACCATACACGGTTTGTGAACTGCGTGAGGTTTTCTCCTGATGGGAACAGATTTGCTACAGCTAGTGCAGATGggcag ATTTTTGTCTATGATGGGAAGACTGGAGAGAAAGTGTGTGCTCTTGGTGGAGGCAAAGCACATGATGGAGGTATTTATGCT ATTAGTTGGAGCCCTGACAGTAGTCAGTTGCTTTCTGCTTCCGGAGATAAAACTGCTAAAATCTGGGATGTTGGTGCTAATTCCATTGTAAATACTTTTAACATGGGATCAAACGTGTTGGATCAGCAGCTGGGTTGCTTGTGGCAGAAAGACCATTTACTGACTATCTCCCTGTCTGGCTATATCAATTATTTGGACAAGAACAATCCAAATAAGCCTTTACGTGTCATAAAG GGTCATAGTAAATCAATTCAGTGTCTTACGGTGCACAAAAATGGTGGAAAGTCCTATATTTACTCTGGAAGTAATGATGGTCATATTA ATTATTGGGATTCTGAAACTGGAGAGAATGATGGCTTTTCTGGGAAAGGCCACACAAACCAGGTTTCTAGAATGGCAGTGGATGAAATGGACCAGCTGGTCACCTGCAGTATGGATGACACTGTGCGCTACACCAACCTTAGCAAGAGAGATTACAG TGGCCAGGATGCTGTGAAAATGGATGTTCAGCCAAAATGTTTAGCTGTGGGTCCTGGTGGTTATACTGTAGTTTTATGCATTGGACAA ATTGTATTGatgaaagataagaaaaaatgttttgcaattGATGACCTTGGCTATGAGCCAGAAGCTGTAGCCATTCACCCCACAGGAAgtacagcagcagtgggaggagCG GATGGGAATGTCCGTTTGTATTCAATCCAAGGAACCTCTTTGAAAAGTGATGATAAAACTTTGGAAGCTAAAGGTCCTGTTACTGACCTGGCATATTCTCACGATGGTGCCTTTCTTGCAGTCTGTGATGCAAACAAAGTTGTCACTGTCTTTAGTGTTGCTGATGGCTACGCG GAGCATAATGTCTTTTATGGACACCATGCAAAAGTTGTTTGCATTGCATGGTCACCAGACAATGAACACTTTGCTTCTGGAGGCATGGACATGATGGTGTATGTTTGGACTGTGAGTGATCCAGAGACCAGAGTCAAGATACCAG ATGCTCACAGACTACATCATGTAAGCGGCTTGGCGTGGCTGGATGAACATACTCTGGTAACAACATCCCATGATGCTTCTGTTAAAGAGTGGTCTATCTCCTACAATTGA